Proteins encoded by one window of Channa argus isolate prfri chromosome 1, Channa argus male v1.0, whole genome shotgun sequence:
- the emx2 gene encoding homeobox protein EMX2 — MFQPTPKRCFTIESLVAKDNPVPASRSEEPIRPAALSYANSGQMNPFLNGFHSGGRGVYSNPDLVFAEAVSHPPNSAVPVHPVAPPHALAAHPLSSSHSPHPLFASQQRDPSTFYPWLLHRYRYLGHRFQGNETSPESFLLHNALARKPKRIRTAFSPSQLLRLEHAFEKNHYVVGAERKQLAHSLSLTETQVKVWFQNRRTKFKRQKLEEEGSESQQKKKGSHHINRWRLATKQASPEEIDVTSDD; from the exons ATGTTTCAACCTACACCCAAGCGGTGTTTTACTATAGAGTCTTTAGTGGCGAAGGATAATCCTGTACCGGCGTCCCGCTCCGAGGAGCCCATCAGGCCAGCGGCTCTCAGCTATGCAAACTCCGGTCAGATGAACCCCTTTCTGAACGGCTTTCACTCCGGCGGTAGGGGTGTCTACTCAAACCCGGACTTGGTGTTTGCCGAGGCGGTCTCTCATCCGCCGAACTCCGCCGTCCCTGTGCATCCGGTGGCCCCGCCGCACGCTCTGGCCGCTCATCCGCTTTCATCCTCACACAGTCCGCACCCTCTTTTTGCCAGCCAGCAAAGGGACCCTTCAACTTTCTATCCCTGGTTATTACACAGATATAGGTACTTGGGTCACAGATTTCAAG GTAATGAAACAAGTCCAGAGAGCTTCCTTTTGCACAATGCGCTGGCCAGAAAACCCAAAAGAATCCGGACAGCGTTTTCACCCTCGCAACTCCTGCGGCTCGAACACGCATTTGAGAAAAACCATTATGTGGTGggagcagaaagaaaacagctcGCACACAGCCTTAGTCTCACAGAAACTCAG GTAAAAGTGTGGTTTCAGAACCGGAGGACGAAGTTTAAGCGACAAAAGTTAGAAGAGGAGGGCTCGGAATctcagcagaagaagaaaggatCGCATCACATAAACCGGTGGAGATTAGCAACTAAACAGGCGAGCCCAGAGGAAATTGATGTCACTTCGGACGATTAA
- the eif3s10 gene encoding eukaryotic translation initiation factor 3 subunit A has product MPAYFQRPENALKRANEFLEVGKKQPALDVLYDVIKSKKHRTWQKIHEPIMLKYLELCVDLRKSHLAKEGLYQYKNICQQVNIKSLEDVVRAYLKLAEEKTETAKEESQQMVLDIEDLDNIQTPESVLLSAVSGEDTQDRTDRLLLTPWVKFLWESYRQCLDLLRNNSKVERLYHDIAQQAFKFCLQYMRKAEFRKLCDNLRMHLGQIQRHHNQSTAINLNNPESQSMHLETRLVQLDSAISMELWQEAFKAVEDIHGLFALSKKPPKPQLMANYYNKVSTVFWKSGNALFHACTLHRLYHLSREMRKNLTQDEMQRMSTRVLLATLSIPITPERTDIARLLDMDGIIVEKHRRLATLLGLQSPPTRQSLINDMVRFNLLQYIVAEVKELYNWLEVDFHPLKLSGRVTKVLNWVRDQAEKEPDLQQYVPHLQSNTILRLLQQVAQIYQSIEFSRLASLVPFVDAFQLERSIVDAARHCDLQVRIDHTSRTLSFGSDLNYSTKEDAPVGPFLQNMPSEQIRNQLTAMSSSLAKAIQVIKPASTLQEREEQNQQAIAAYLKNARKDHQRILARRQTIEERKERLESLNIQREKEELEQREAEMQKVRKAEEERLRQEAKEREKERIMQEHEQIKKKTVRERLEQIKKTELGAKAFKDIDIEDLEELDPDFIMAKQVEQLEKEKKELQERLKNQEKKIDYFERAKRLEEIPLIKKAYEEQRIKDMELWELQEEERISNMKVEREKALEHKNRMSRMMEDKENFLSKITAARSFIYEEKLKAFQERLVEERKKRLEERKRQRKEDRRNAYYRQKEEEAQRIHEEQLKREREERERQEQEQREAEERVYQERLRKLEEQEKKQRARQQEIEERERRREEERRGVPEEKPKDWAEKEEGAWRKRTEGGDSEWRRSVPERDWRQEGREEDKEEREVPFRRGEGLRRGGDDRGPRRGFEDDRGPRRGGDDDRPPRRGMDDDRGPRRGFDDDRGPRRGGDDDRGPRRGGDDDRVPRRGFDDDRGPRRGFDDDRGSRRGIEESGRPRRGADDDWGPRRGGDDDRGGRRGMDDGPRRGGDDPKPWKPLGRPGGWREREKAREESWGPPRDGAPDEGDDAETEERSSDRFRDRRPQREEGVWRRGGTDEGSSWRESRRDDTDRDERRDRDERRDRDRRDRDRRDDREHRAPPRDPEEGGSWRRGGDDKREEQDRERPRERERDGEGEKGWRCEKENPRRTKNETDDDGWTTVRR; this is encoded by the exons ATGCCGGCGTATTTTCAGCGGCCAGAGAATGCTCTGAAACGAGCGAACG AGTTTCTTGAGGTTGGAAAAAAGCAGCCAGCCTTAGATGTATTGTACGATGTCATCAAGAGCAAGAAACACCGAACATGGCAGAAGATCCACGAGCCCATTATGCTCAAGTACCTGGAGCTCTGCGTGGATCTTCGCAAGAGCCACCTGGCCAAGGAGGGTCTCTATCAGTACAAGAACATTTGTCAGCAG GTGAACATAAAATCTCTGGAGGATGTGGTTAGAGCTTATCTGAAGCTGGCAGAGGAGAAGACGGAGACTGCCAAGGAGGAGTCCCAGCAGATGGTCTTGGACATCGAGGACCTGGACAACATCCAGACCCCTGAAAG TGTGCTCCTGAGTGCTGTGAGTGGAGAGGATACCCAGGATCGTACTGATCGCCTGCTGCTCACTCCCTGGGTAAAGTTCCTGTGGGAGTCCTACCGCCAGTGCCTGGATCTGCTGCGAAACAACTCCAAGGTTGAACGCCTTTACCATGACATTGCCCAGCAAG CATTCAAGTTCTGCCTTCAGTACATGCGCAAAGCTGAGTTTCGCAAGTTGTGTGATAACTTGCGTATGCATCTGGGTCAGATCCAACGTCACCACAACCAGAGCACTGCCATCAACCTGAACAATCCTGAAAGCCAGTCCATGCACCTGGAAACACGACTGGTGCAGTTGGACAGTGCCATAAGCATGGAGCTTTGGCAG GAAGCCTTCAAGGCTGTTGAGGATATCCATGGACTGTTTGCTCTTTCCAAAAAGCCTCCCAAACCTCAGCTGATGGCCAATTATTACAACAAGGTATCTACCGTGTTCTGGAAATCTGGAAATGCTCTCTTCCATGCCTGCACCCTGCACCGGCTCTACCACCTGTCAAGAGAGATGCGTAAGAATCTGACCCAAGATGAGATGCAAAG AATGTCTACCAGAGTCCTCCTGGCCACACTATCCATTCCCATCACCCCTGAACGTACTGATATTGCCCGTCTGCTGGACATGGATGGCATCATTGTGGAAAAACATCGCAGGCTGGCTACGTTGCTGGGTCTGCAATCTCCACCAACTCGCCAGAGTCTCATCAATGACATG GTGAGATTTAATTTGCTACAGTATATTGTAGCTGAAGTGAAAGAACTTTACAACTGGCTTGAAGTGGACTTCCATCCGCTGAAACTGAGTGGAAGAGTGACCAAG GTTTTGAACTGGGTAAGAGACCAGGCTGAGAAGGAGCCTGATCTGCAGCAGTATGTTCCTCACCTGCAGAGTAATACTATCCTGAGGCTCCTGCAACAG GTTGCACAGATTTATCAAAGCATTGAGTTCAGCCGTTTGGCCTCTCTGGTTCCATTTGTGGATGCCTTCCAGCTGGAGCGCTCCATTGTGGATGCTGCCCGTCACTGTGATCTGCAG gtcaGAATAGACCACACCTCTCGGACTCTGAGCTTTGGCTCTGACCTTAACTACTCAACCAAAGAGGATGCTCCTGTTGGCCCTTTCCTACAGAATATGCCCTCAGAGCAGATCAGGAACCAGCTCACTGCCATGTCTTCTTCTTTGGCTAAGGCCATCCAGGTTATCAAGCCTGCCTCCACTCTG caaGAGCGCGAAGAGCAGAACCAGCAGGCCATTGCTGCCTATTTGAAAAATGCCCGCAAAGATCACCAGCGCATCCTGGCTCGTAGGCAGACCATTGAAGAGCGCAAGGAGCGTCTGGAGAGCCTTAACATTCAGCGTGAGAAGGAGGAGCTGGAGCAACGAGAGGCTGAGATGCAGAAGGTTCGCAAGGCGGAGGAGGAGCGTCTGCGTCAGGAggccaaagagagagagaaggagcgCATCATGCAGGAGCATGAGCAGATCAAGAAGAAGACAGTGCGTGAACGATTGGAGCAGATCAAGAAAACTGAGCTTGGAGCTAAAGCCTTTAAGGATATTGATATTGAG GACCTAGAAGAGCTGGATCCGGACTTCATCATGGCCAAACAGGTTGAGCAGctggagaaggaaaagaaggaactTCAGGAGCGACTGAAGAACCAGGAAAAGAAG ATTGACTACTTTGAGAGAGCAAAACGTCTTGAGGAGATTCCTCTGATTAAAAAAGCTTATGAAGAGCAGCGAATTAAGGACATGGAACTATGGGAGCtccaggaggaggagagg ATTAGTAACATGAAAGTTGAACGTGAGAAGGCTCTGGAGCACAAGAACAGAATGTCTAGGATGATGGAGGACAAAGAGAACTTCTTGTCTAAAATAACTGCTGCCCGTAGCTTCATTTATGAG gaaaaactaaaagctTTCCAGGAGCGTTtagtggaggagaggaagaagcgTCTGGAAGAAAGGAAAAGGCAGCGCAAAGAGGATAGACGTAACGCTTACTACCgccagaaagaggaagaggcaCAGCGTATCCACGAAGAGCAGCTCAAGAGAG AGCGTGAAGAGCGTGAACGCCAAGAACAAGAACAGCGAGAGGCGGAAGAGAGGGTGTACCAGGAGCGTCTTCGCAAACTTGAGGAACAGGAAAAGAAGCAGCGTGCTCGTCAACAGGAGATAGAGGAGCGAGAACGCCGCCgcgaggaggagagaagaggcgTGCCAGAGGAGAAACccaag GACTGGGCTGAGAAGGAAGAGGGAGCGTGGAGGAAGCGCACTGAAGGAGGTGATTCCGAATGGCGTCGTTCTGTTCCTGAAAG GGACTGGAGACAGGAGGGCCGTGAAGAGGataaagaggaaagagaggttCCCTTCAGGCGAGGAGAAGGTCTCCGCAGGGGTGGGGATGACAGAGGACCCCGTAGGGGCTTTGAAGATGATCGAGGCCCACGTCGTGGAGGTGATGATGACCGTCCTCCACGTAGAGGAATGGATGATGATCGTGGTCCACGCAGAGGCTTTGATGATGACCGGGGCCCAAGGAGGGGTGGAGATGATGACCGGGGCCCAAGGAGGGGTGGAGATGATGACCGTGTACCGAGGCGTGGCTTTGATGATGATCGCGGCCCCAGGCGTGGCTTTGATGACGACAGAGGTTCTCGTAGAGGCATAGAGGAGTCTGGCCGACCCAGGCGTGGGGCTGATGATGACTGGGGCCctagaagaggaggagatgatGACAGAGGTGGAAGGAGAGGCATGGATGATGGGCCACGTCGTGGTGGTGACGATCCCAAACCCTGGAAGCCACTGGGCAGGCCTG GTGGTTggcgagagagggagaaggCTCGAGAGGAAAGCTGGGGGCCTCCCCGTGATGGTGCCCCTGATGAAGGCGATGACGCTGAAACAGAAGAAAGATCCAGCGATCGCTTCAGAGACCGTCGTCCACAAAG AGAGGAGGGTGTCTGGAGGAGAGGAGGCACAGATGAAGGAAGCAGCTGGAGGGAGTCTCGCAGAGATGACACTGACCGCGATGAACGTCGCGATCGCGATGAACGCCGTGACAGAGACCGCCGTGACAGAGACCGCCGCGATGACCGTGAACACAGAGCCCCACCCAGAGATCCTGAAGAAG GAGGCTCTTGGCGTCGTGGAGGTGATGATAAGCGGGAGGAGCAGGACAGGGAGAGGCCTAGGGAAAGGGAGCGTGACGGTGAGGGAGAAAAGGGTTGGCgttgtgaaaaagaaaaccctCGACGCACCAAGAATGAGACCGATGATGATGGCTGGACCACTGTCCGACGCTGA
- the dennd10 gene encoding DENN domain-containing protein 10, which yields MAATETQLLLSVGLIEKDVNGDTLWVWCYPSVGSDLRQVLLSKCCLTQDDQDFHTFVFGQFCRTWYYITTVEVQEPTALSKVTHFSIVVTAKDFNPEKYAALSRILCRMYLKHGTPVKMMEAYITVLTKGICQSDENGSFLIKDYDVRKAYLAGSVKDVVSQFGMETIILYTALMLKKRIIVHHPRIEALLEFTRVLPALTWHRKDWSVLHPYVHLTDTELEDLKKSPGYVAGFVDPEVSNRSDLFDVYVNLQDSVITVSQIAKEAMAMGKLHKDIGHLIVQSAGDADKSDSQVIKDISVKTKEILANLVALADECEDAKITLESLKERHLPPATENFLFHLAAAEQLLRI from the exons ATGGCAGCAACTGAAACACAACTTTTGTTAAGCGTCGGACTAATCG AGAAAGATGTGAATGGAGACACACTGTGGGTCTGGTGCTACCCCTCTGTGGGCTCGGACCTGAGGCAGGTACTGCTCAGCAAGTGCTGTTTGACCCAGGATGACCAGGATTTCCACACCTTTGTGTTTGGTCAGTTCTGTCGCACCTGGTACTACATCACCACAGTGGAGGTACAGGAACCTACAGCACTAAGCAAG gTCACTCATTTTTCAATAGTTGTCACAGCTAAAGACTTCAACCCTGAGAAGTATGCTGCCCTTAGTAGAATACTCTGCAG GATGTACCTCAAACACGGCACTCCAGTGAAGATGATGGAGGCTTACATCACTGTTCTTACCAAAGGAATTTGCCAGAGTGATGAAAATGGCTCATTTCTAATCAAGGACTATGATGTTCGGAAGGCGTATTTGGCAGGTTCAGTCAAAG ATGTGGTGTCTCAGTTTGGAATGGAGACCATCATCCTGTATACTGCTCTCATGCTGAAGAAGAGGATCATCGTCCATCACCCTCGGATTGAAGCATTGTTGgagtttacaag AGTTCTGCCGGCTCTAACATGGCACAGGAAAGACTGGTCTGTCTTGCACCCTTATGTGCACCTGACTGATACTGAACTGGAAGATTTAAAGAAATCCCCTG GATATGTAGCAGGATTTGTAGATCCAGAAGTGAGCAACAGATCAGACTTGTTTGATGTGTATGTGAACCTCCAGGACAGTGTCATCACAGTATCCCAAATTGCCAAAG AGGCCATGGCTATGGGGAAGTTACACAAAGACATTGGTCACCTTATCGTTCAGTCTGCAGGGGATGCCGATAAGTCAGATAGTCAGGTGATTAAG GATATTTCTGTCAAGACAAAAGAGATTCTTGCCAATTTGGTCGCCCTGGCTGACGAGTGTGAGGATGCTAAAATCACGCTGGAAAGTTTAAAAGAGCGTCATTTACCCCCGGCAACTGAGAATTTCCTCTTTCATTTGGCGGCTGCTGAGCAGCTCTTACGGATATAA
- the sfxn4 gene encoding sideroflexin-4 isoform X2 gives MDPNLFYWRSHGQSFASRLQIWVNLLNPISLLCSDAEIQKAHASLGSGEKSKKDSSALNLSLSSVHGDSGAVLPLVFRPPAFLPISAPLVVASFLPHNNIKPALFWQFLLQSYSAGFNYANRNYSSEKQDKQTRLKQLLLIAGTVSYATCAGTLPQVLINRLGIRNAPVQTFFRSILPIPLSAALAFFSVFTIRSEESETGIQVFDSNGNPVGVSKAAGKKAVKETALSRAALFGITGAAPNLLVLLLQSTRFFKRNSLLVAPLRHISVAFILGLMIPVSFSLFPQLGTIKKKTLEEALQAAAVDGHLFYHRGL, from the exons ATGGATCCTAATCTGTTTTACTGGAGAAGCCATGGGCAG TCTTTCGCCAGTCGGCTGCAGATCTGGGTTAATCTCCTCAACCCaatctctctgctctgctctgat GCTGAGATACAGAAGGCCCATGCATCTCttggaagtggagaaaaaagcaaaaag GATTCATCAGCACTGAATCTTTCTCTT TCGTCTGTCCATGGTGATTCTGGGGCTGTTCTTCCACTAGTTTTTCGCCCTCCAG CCTTTTTGCCAATATCAGCCCCTTTG GTGGTTGCCAGCTTTTTGCCACACAACAACATCAAACCAGCTCTCTTTTGGCAG TTTTTGCTGCAGAGTTATAGTGCCGGGTtcaactatgcaaacaggaatTATTCGTCAGAGAAG CAGGACAAGCAGACACGTTTGAAGCAGCTTCTGTTAATCGCAGGAACAGTGTCCTATGCAACATGTGCAGGG ACCCTCCCTCAGGTTTTAATTAATCGACTTGGCATAAGAAATGCTCCAGTCCAGACTTTCTTTAGGTCAATATTACCAATACCACTGTCAG CTGCTCTGGCCTTCTTCAGTGTGTTTACTATCAGAAGTGAGGAGTCAGAAACTGGGATCCAAGTGTTTGATTCCAACGGAAATCCTGTTGGTGTATCtaaagcagcaggaaaaaag GCTGTGAAGGAAACTGCATTGTCAAGAGCAGCACTGTTTGGTATAACTGGTGCTGCTCCTAATCTGCTGGTTTTGCTTTTACAGAg CACAAGATTTTTCAAGAGGAACTCTCTTCTGGTCGCTCCTCTCCGTCATATAAGTGTTGCCTTTATTCTGGGCCTGATGATCCCTGTGTCTTTCAGTCTCTTTCCACAACTGGGAACG ataaagaagaaaacactggaGGAGGCTCTCCAGGCTGCAGCAGTTGATGGACATTTATTCTATCATAGAGGACTTTGA
- the sfxn4 gene encoding sideroflexin-4 isoform X1 — MDPNLFYWRSHGQSFASRLQIWVNLLNPISLLCSDAEIQKAHASLGSGEKSKKDSSALNLSLSSVHGDSGAVLPLVFRPPAFLPISAPLVVASFLPHNNIKPALFWQFLLQSYSAGFNYANRNYSSEKQQDKQTRLKQLLLIAGTVSYATCAGTLPQVLINRLGIRNAPVQTFFRSILPIPLSAALAFFSVFTIRSEESETGIQVFDSNGNPVGVSKAAGKKAVKETALSRAALFGITGAAPNLLVLLLQSTRFFKRNSLLVAPLRHISVAFILGLMIPVSFSLFPQLGTIKKKTLEEALQAAAVDGHLFYHRGL; from the exons ATGGATCCTAATCTGTTTTACTGGAGAAGCCATGGGCAG TCTTTCGCCAGTCGGCTGCAGATCTGGGTTAATCTCCTCAACCCaatctctctgctctgctctgat GCTGAGATACAGAAGGCCCATGCATCTCttggaagtggagaaaaaagcaaaaag GATTCATCAGCACTGAATCTTTCTCTT TCGTCTGTCCATGGTGATTCTGGGGCTGTTCTTCCACTAGTTTTTCGCCCTCCAG CCTTTTTGCCAATATCAGCCCCTTTG GTGGTTGCCAGCTTTTTGCCACACAACAACATCAAACCAGCTCTCTTTTGGCAG TTTTTGCTGCAGAGTTATAGTGCCGGGTtcaactatgcaaacaggaatTATTCGTCAGAGAAG CAGCAGGACAAGCAGACACGTTTGAAGCAGCTTCTGTTAATCGCAGGAACAGTGTCCTATGCAACATGTGCAGGG ACCCTCCCTCAGGTTTTAATTAATCGACTTGGCATAAGAAATGCTCCAGTCCAGACTTTCTTTAGGTCAATATTACCAATACCACTGTCAG CTGCTCTGGCCTTCTTCAGTGTGTTTACTATCAGAAGTGAGGAGTCAGAAACTGGGATCCAAGTGTTTGATTCCAACGGAAATCCTGTTGGTGTATCtaaagcagcaggaaaaaag GCTGTGAAGGAAACTGCATTGTCAAGAGCAGCACTGTTTGGTATAACTGGTGCTGCTCCTAATCTGCTGGTTTTGCTTTTACAGAg CACAAGATTTTTCAAGAGGAACTCTCTTCTGGTCGCTCCTCTCCGTCATATAAGTGTTGCCTTTATTCTGGGCCTGATGATCCCTGTGTCTTTCAGTCTCTTTCCACAACTGGGAACG ataaagaagaaaacactggaGGAGGCTCTCCAGGCTGCAGCAGTTGATGGACATTTATTCTATCATAGAGGACTTTGA